The Nycticebus coucang isolate mNycCou1 chromosome 5, mNycCou1.pri, whole genome shotgun sequence genome window below encodes:
- the LOC128585593 gene encoding LOW QUALITY PROTEIN: involucrin-like (The sequence of the model RefSeq protein was modified relative to this genomic sequence to represent the inferred CDS: substituted 1 base at 1 genomic stop codon) has protein sequence MKRLCCQYGQVKRLRCEYGQVKHLHCEYGQVKCLCFEYGQVKGLCCENGQVKHLHCEYGQVKGLCCEHGQVRRLGCEYKQVKHLCCEYGQVKRLCCEYGQVKHLRCEYGQVKCLCCEYGQVKHLHCEYGQVERKHLLCEYEQVKCLCCEYGQVKHLHCEYGQVKSLXCEYGQVKRLLCEYGQVKHLCCEYGQVKHLYRDMDK, from the exons ATGAAGCGTCTGTGCTGTCAGTATGGACAAGTGAAGCGTCTACGCTGTGAGTATGGACAAGTGAAGCATCTACActgtgaatatggacaagtgaAGTGTCTATGCTTTGAATATGGACAAGTGAAGGGTCTATGCTGTGAAAATGGACAAGTGAAGCATCTACActgtgaatatggacaagtgaAGGGTCTGTGCTGTGAACATGGCCAAGTGAGGCGTCTAGGCTGTGAATATAAACAAGTGAAGCATCTGTGctgtgaatatggacaagtgaAGCGTCTGTGctgtgaatatggacaagtgaAGCATCTACGctgtgaatatggacaagtgaAGTGTCTATGctgtgaatatggacaagtgaAACATTTACACTGTGAATATGGACAAGTAGAGC GGAAGCATCTACTATGTGAATATGAACAAGTGAAGTGTCTATGctgtgaatatggacaagtgaAGCATCTACActgtgaatatggacaagtgaAGAGTCTGTGAtgtgaatatggacaagtgaAGCGTCTACTctgtgaatatggacaagtgaagcatctgtgctgtgaatatggacaagtgaAGCATCTATACCGTGATATGGACAAGTGA